One region of Mucilaginibacter gotjawali genomic DNA includes:
- a CDS encoding GMC family oxidoreductase, whose protein sequence is MNDIQIKKSATLYDAIVVGSGAGGGMAGYVLAHAGLKVLMLEAGPFFDPAKDSMQLKWPYESPRRGASTNTRNFGDFDGAFGGWDLEGEPYTTKDKTEFYWFRSRMLGGRTNHWGRISLRMGPNDFKGHHIDGLTDDWPITYDEVKPFYDKVDRMIGVYGTVENLPNEPDGIFLPPPKPRLNELYIKKGAAKAGVKVIAGRGSVLTEALPNNKDRGACFFCGQCGRSCKVYGDFSASSCLVIPAIKTGNLKVIPNAMVREVLTDINGLATGVSYINKDDMQEYQVSAKIVILGASAGESARLLLNSKSAAHPGGLANSSGVVGKYLHDSTGSSAGGWLPQLLDRKRYNEDGTGSIHIYGPWMSDNKKLDFPRGYHIEFGGGMGMPEYGFGFGMQDMNGKVPGRDGKPKEAGGFGASLKDDYRRFYGTGFGMAGRGMAIAREDNYCEIDPNVVDKFGIPVLRFHYKWSDYEIKQAKHMQETFQSIMHEMGAIYSPMEGPETNYGLEAPGRIIHEVGTVRMGDDPKKSALNKWCQAHDCKNLFVVDASPFVQQGDKNATWTILALSMRTAEYILEQRKKLNV, encoded by the coding sequence ATGAACGATATTCAGATTAAAAAATCAGCTACGCTGTATGACGCCATTGTTGTTGGCTCAGGGGCGGGTGGCGGTATGGCCGGCTATGTTTTGGCGCATGCCGGTTTAAAAGTATTAATGTTAGAAGCCGGCCCTTTTTTCGATCCGGCCAAAGATTCAATGCAGCTAAAATGGCCCTATGAATCGCCACGCCGGGGGGCAAGTACCAACACCCGTAATTTTGGCGATTTTGACGGCGCTTTCGGCGGCTGGGACCTGGAAGGTGAACCCTATACAACAAAAGACAAAACTGAATTTTACTGGTTCCGCTCGCGGATGCTGGGCGGCCGTACCAACCACTGGGGGCGCATTTCGCTGCGGATGGGCCCTAATGATTTTAAAGGACATCACATAGATGGTTTAACGGACGACTGGCCGATTACCTATGATGAGGTTAAACCTTTTTACGACAAGGTTGACCGAATGATAGGCGTTTACGGCACCGTTGAGAATTTACCCAATGAACCTGACGGCATTTTCCTGCCACCGCCAAAACCGCGGTTAAACGAGCTTTATATTAAAAAAGGCGCTGCAAAGGCAGGCGTAAAAGTAATCGCCGGGCGTGGATCGGTACTTACTGAAGCGCTCCCAAACAATAAGGACCGCGGCGCTTGCTTCTTTTGCGGGCAATGCGGCCGAAGTTGTAAAGTTTATGGCGATTTTTCGGCTTCATCGTGCCTGGTGATCCCTGCCATAAAAACAGGAAACCTGAAGGTGATCCCGAATGCCATGGTACGCGAGGTGCTAACCGATATTAACGGCCTTGCCACCGGTGTTTCGTATATCAATAAAGATGATATGCAGGAATACCAGGTATCGGCCAAAATAGTGATCCTTGGCGCCAGCGCGGGCGAATCGGCCAGGTTGTTGCTTAACTCCAAATCAGCTGCTCACCCCGGTGGTTTAGCCAATAGCAGCGGCGTGGTGGGTAAATACCTGCACGATTCAACCGGCTCAAGCGCCGGCGGCTGGCTGCCGCAATTGCTGGACCGTAAACGGTACAATGAAGACGGCACCGGCAGTATCCACATCTACGGCCCCTGGATGAGTGATAATAAGAAACTTGATTTCCCCCGCGGCTACCACATTGAATTTGGCGGCGGCATGGGTATGCCCGAATATGGTTTTGGCTTTGGCATGCAGGATATGAACGGTAAGGTACCGGGGCGTGATGGGAAACCGAAAGAAGCGGGCGGTTTCGGCGCTTCCTTAAAGGATGATTACCGTCGTTTTTATGGCACCGGTTTCGGCATGGCCGGCCGTGGTATGGCTATTGCCCGCGAGGATAACTATTGCGAGATTGACCCTAACGTGGTAGATAAATTTGGCATCCCGGTTTTGCGCTTCCATTACAAATGGAGCGATTATGAAATTAAACAGGCCAAACACATGCAGGAAACATTCCAATCCATTATGCATGAGATGGGGGCGATTTACAGCCCGATGGAAGGCCCTGAAACTAATTATGGCCTGGAGGCGCCCGGCCGCATCATCCACGAAGTGGGTACAGTGCGTATGGGCGACGACCCCAAAAAATCGGCATTGAATAAATGGTGCCAGGCGCATGATTGCAAGAATTTGTTTGTGGTTGACGCCTCACCATTTGTGCAGCAGGGTGACAAAAATGCAACCTGGACCATCCTTGCGCTGTCAATGCGTACGGCAGAGTACATCCTGGAGCAAAGAAAAAAATTGAATGTTTAA
- a CDS encoding glycoside hydrolase family 16 protein, which produces MRKTLAFLFCGAAAFFLVSCSKSNTVKPGPLVITPPPAPVDSNWSFETTPVFSDEFNYSGTPDTTKWGYDLGGGGWGNQEMENYTNSLKNAYVSNGVLHISALNETVGTSNYSSARMVSKNNGWLKYGRIEALAKLPASPKGAWPAIWMLPNDYVYGNWPNSGEIDIMEQVSFDPLNVHFTVHDQAAYGANGHSATTTIATDTSAFHKYRVDWTPYAIRGYYDDVAMFTYVNQGAGSASWPFDQKFHLLMNIAIGGSWGGSNGVATNVCPATMQVDYVRFYKMIHK; this is translated from the coding sequence GTGAGAAAAACTTTAGCATTCCTTTTTTGCGGGGCCGCCGCATTTTTTTTGGTATCGTGCTCCAAAAGCAACACCGTGAAACCAGGGCCACTGGTAATTACACCCCCGCCTGCCCCGGTAGATTCAAACTGGTCGTTTGAAACAACCCCGGTATTCTCTGATGAATTTAATTATTCAGGCACGCCTGATACCACCAAGTGGGGATACGACCTTGGCGGCGGCGGATGGGGTAACCAGGAAATGGAGAATTATACCAATTCTCTTAAAAATGCATATGTTAGTAACGGCGTGCTGCATATCAGTGCGCTTAACGAGACGGTTGGCACCAGCAACTATTCGTCGGCCCGGATGGTTTCAAAAAACAATGGCTGGCTGAAATATGGCCGTATCGAGGCCCTTGCAAAGCTGCCCGCAAGCCCGAAAGGCGCATGGCCCGCTATCTGGATGCTGCCTAACGATTACGTTTATGGCAACTGGCCAAACTCCGGCGAGATCGACATTATGGAGCAGGTGAGTTTCGACCCCTTAAATGTGCATTTTACAGTGCACGACCAGGCAGCCTATGGCGCCAACGGACATTCCGCAACAACAACCATCGCTACAGACACTTCGGCTTTCCATAAATACCGGGTAGACTGGACACCTTATGCGATCAGGGGTTATTATGATGATGTAGCGATGTTCACCTACGTGAACCAGGGAGCGGGTTCAGCCTCGTGGCCATTTGATCAAAAATTCCATTTGCTGATGAATATAGCGATAGGCGGAAGCTGGGGTGGGTCAAACGGCGTGGCAACAAACGTTTGCCCGGCAACCATGCAGGTTGATTATGTGCGTTTTTATAAAATGATCCATAAGTAA
- a CDS encoding gluconate 2-dehydrogenase subunit 3 family protein, with amino-acid sequence MNRRDSLKFLGIGTLAAASLVEACKPKNEKLAEDTTNKAAGADEAGRLPNEIARDKKLNEAKFFNEHEMATITILADIIIPKDARSGSASDAKVPDFIEFIVKDMPENQTPMRGGLRWLDLQCLNRYSKTFAEAASAQQLEIVTAIAYPKKAKPEMQQGVSFFNLMRDLTATGFYTSKIGIEDLGYVGNSPNKWTGVPADVLKQYGMEDV; translated from the coding sequence ATGAACAGACGCGATTCTCTTAAATTTTTAGGTATTGGTACGCTTGCGGCTGCCAGCCTGGTTGAGGCCTGTAAACCTAAAAATGAAAAATTAGCAGAAGATACAACCAACAAGGCTGCCGGGGCCGATGAAGCCGGCCGCCTGCCTAACGAAATAGCCCGGGATAAAAAATTAAACGAAGCCAAATTCTTTAATGAGCACGAGATGGCGACGATTACCATTTTGGCTGATATCATCATTCCAAAGGATGCCCGGTCAGGTAGTGCCTCGGATGCAAAAGTGCCCGATTTTATTGAGTTTATAGTTAAGGATATGCCCGAGAACCAAACGCCAATGCGCGGCGGTTTGCGCTGGCTCGACCTGCAATGCCTTAACAGGTACAGTAAAACCTTTGCCGAAGCAGCTTCGGCACAGCAACTGGAGATCGTTACTGCCATTGCCTATCCCAAAAAAGCAAAACCCGAAATGCAGCAGGGGGTATCGTTTTTTAACCTGATGCGCGATTTAACAGCTACCGGTTTCTATACCAGCAAAATAGGGATAGAAGACCTGGGCTATGTGGGTAACTCGCCCAATAAGTGGACAGGCGTTCCGGCCGATGTGCTTAAACAGTACGGCATGGAGGATGTTTAA
- a CDS encoding family 20 glycosylhydrolase, giving the protein MKHCIVFLLTALSCINLAAKPKDAPAFNAHDLSITWEPVQNNYKTPDQSLNAITITNNGKNTFPATGWKMYFNCARLIATATISGNAKIDFVNGDLFSLTPTATFTEIKPGQSLRIEYIADEPVVNITDGPDGFYVVWDSQPDKGYNTGAWSLKPFKPNYVGLITPAIIYDQNKNIQDIPEQQLTKVFPTPVSYKETGGFFTMIAIHHIVTSVSPNEFKNEADYAEKLLIKLFDKTDHQKPTLSIIKGEIDFEKDPSLPAEGYYLKVAPDAIYIAASTPTGAFYGIQSLLSLIPASAYARPQKEIQIPCVEIKDEPRFSYRAFMLDVGRNFQPKSEVFRILDVMALYKLNVFHMHLTEDEGWRLQIPSLPELTEVGAKRGHTLDSKHFLPPSHGSGGEIENKTGTGFYTVADFMEILKYADKLHIQVIPEFEAPGHARGAIKSMDARYDRLMAEGKKEEAWKYRLSDPDDKSQYSTAQYWTDNVINVSLPSTYNFVETVMDDVVKMYNEAGVPLKTINWGGDEVPKGVWEQSPAYLKLKATHPEIQNTGDLWYYFYGRVNQLMKARGLYTSGWEEMALRKTKLDGNPFYIPNPDFMPEHLQAEVWNNTLGGGNEDLAYKLANAGYKTVLTPVTNLYFDMAHYKSFDEPGYYWGAFADIDKPFSFIPFDYFKNAKVDRDGLPLNRNIFIGKQRLTDYGKTNILGLQCAVWGENIKSTERLEYMLLPRLLGFAERAWSKDPDWATEPNTAKSDSLYQIAWVNFVNVLGKRELPRLSYLDGGYNYRVPKPGVVLQDGRYAANIQFPGLTIRYTTDGTDPDAKSKIYNDAVTITGNAVKFRAFDTKGRGGNVSEPVTP; this is encoded by the coding sequence ATGAAGCATTGTATCGTCTTTCTTTTAACGGCATTAAGCTGCATTAACCTTGCTGCCAAACCCAAAGATGCACCGGCATTTAACGCGCATGATTTGAGCATCACCTGGGAGCCGGTTCAAAACAATTATAAAACACCCGACCAATCCTTAAACGCCATTACCATTACCAATAATGGTAAAAACACTTTCCCGGCAACAGGCTGGAAAATGTATTTTAATTGTGCAAGGCTGATTGCCACGGCTACGATAAGCGGCAATGCCAAAATTGATTTTGTGAACGGCGACTTGTTTAGCCTAACCCCTACCGCTACCTTCACCGAAATTAAGCCGGGGCAATCCCTGCGGATCGAGTATATCGCAGATGAGCCCGTAGTAAATATTACCGATGGCCCGGATGGCTTTTATGTGGTTTGGGACAGCCAGCCCGATAAAGGATACAATACGGGTGCATGGAGCTTAAAACCTTTTAAACCCAATTATGTAGGTTTGATAACCCCTGCTATTATTTATGATCAGAATAAAAATATTCAGGATATACCGGAGCAACAGTTAACTAAGGTGTTTCCTACGCCGGTGAGTTACAAGGAGACTGGAGGTTTTTTTACAATGATAGCGATTCATCACATTGTTACTTCGGTAAGTCCTAATGAATTCAAAAATGAAGCGGACTATGCTGAAAAATTATTAATCAAGTTATTTGATAAAACCGATCATCAAAAGCCAACATTATCAATCATAAAAGGGGAAATTGACTTTGAAAAAGACCCAAGTCTCCCAGCTGAGGGGTATTATTTAAAGGTTGCCCCTGATGCGATTTATATCGCAGCTTCGACGCCAACAGGGGCATTCTACGGTATCCAATCTTTACTGTCACTTATCCCGGCATCCGCCTACGCCCGTCCTCAAAAAGAAATACAAATCCCCTGTGTTGAAATAAAAGACGAACCCCGTTTTTCCTACCGCGCCTTTATGCTGGATGTCGGTCGTAATTTTCAGCCCAAAAGCGAAGTTTTCCGGATACTGGATGTGATGGCCTTATACAAGCTGAATGTATTTCATATGCATTTAACAGAGGATGAAGGCTGGCGGCTGCAGATCCCGTCGCTGCCGGAACTAACGGAAGTTGGCGCCAAACGAGGGCATACGCTGGATAGCAAGCATTTTTTGCCGCCGTCGCATGGTTCCGGCGGTGAAATTGAAAACAAAACAGGTACCGGCTTTTATACGGTTGCTGATTTTATGGAGATCTTAAAATATGCCGATAAACTGCATATCCAGGTGATCCCTGAATTTGAAGCGCCGGGCCATGCCAGGGGCGCCATCAAATCAATGGATGCACGCTATGACCGCCTGATGGCCGAAGGAAAAAAAGAAGAAGCCTGGAAATACCGCCTGAGCGACCCCGACGATAAATCGCAATACAGCACCGCGCAATACTGGACGGACAATGTGATCAACGTTTCGCTGCCGTCTACCTACAACTTTGTGGAAACCGTGATGGATGACGTAGTGAAAATGTACAACGAAGCCGGTGTACCGCTCAAAACCATCAACTGGGGTGGCGATGAGGTGCCAAAAGGCGTTTGGGAGCAATCTCCGGCTTATCTGAAGCTGAAAGCAACCCATCCCGAGATACAAAACACCGGCGACCTGTGGTATTATTTTTATGGCCGGGTGAACCAGTTAATGAAAGCAAGGGGCCTGTACACTTCCGGCTGGGAAGAAATGGCACTGCGGAAAACCAAGCTCGACGGTAACCCGTTTTATATACCCAACCCTGATTTTATGCCCGAGCATTTGCAGGCCGAAGTATGGAACAACACCCTGGGCGGTGGCAACGAAGACCTGGCTTACAAACTGGCCAATGCCGGTTACAAAACCGTGTTAACGCCGGTTACAAATTTGTATTTTGATATGGCGCATTATAAATCCTTCGATGAGCCGGGCTACTACTGGGGCGCTTTTGCGGATATCGACAAACCTTTCTCCTTTATCCCTTTTGATTATTTTAAAAACGCAAAAGTCGACCGGGATGGGTTGCCCCTTAACCGGAATATCTTTATCGGTAAACAACGCCTTACCGACTATGGCAAAACCAATATTTTAGGCCTGCAATGCGCCGTTTGGGGCGAGAACATCAAAAGCACCGAGCGCCTGGAGTATATGCTGCTGCCCCGCCTGTTAGGCTTTGCCGAGCGTGCCTGGAGCAAGGACCCTGACTGGGCAACCGAACCAAATACCGCAAAAAGCGACTCGCTGTACCAAATTGCCTGGGTAAACTTTGTTAATGTTTTGGGTAAAAGGGAACTGCCGCGCCTGAGTTATCTGGATGGCGGCTACAACTACCGCGTGCCGAAACCGGGCGTTGTGTTGCAGGATGGCAGGTATGCAGCCAATATCCAGTTCCCCGGGTTAACCATCAGGTACACTACCGACGGCACGGACCCGGATGCTAAAAGCAAGATCTATAACGATGCTGTTACAATAACAGGAAACGCCGTAAAGTTCCGCGCCTTTGATACTAAAGGCCGTGGGGGCAACGTTTCAGAACCAGTTACTCCATAA
- a CDS encoding TonB-dependent receptor — translation MVKIYTSLFLIFAVATGVAGQTKKDTAKNDTSRNLQAVTIKAYLSEQPVLTVPASVSVISQQQLNVQPDNSFISVLNSQPGVRAEERSPGSYRLSIRGSLLRSPFGVRDVKIYYDDIPLTDAGGNTYLNAIDFNSIHNMEVLKGPDGSLFGANSGGVVLLSPVNHHADGNYLSAGLNGGSYGLLHENTALQNKSGNSQLNLNQAYESYGGYRQHSYMQRHYIQAVNNWTYNKNDQFRLLGFYSDLNYETPGGLTLTQFEADPRQARIPTKFTPGAIQQKAGIYQKVLFGGAVNEYHFNEHLRNVLSVFGTYVDFANPFITNYGQRYEGTFGFRTYFEYTGDTLKNYKWKTNFGVEWQQTNSDINNYGNRNGVRDTAQTLDKINTNQHFFFGRYVADIAKRFHLEMALSLNFYDYKFLNVFPNIETAYTDRYFKPQLMPRVALAYQITNDFVWRASVSRGYSTPTTAEIRPTDHAINPNLGAEDGWNYETGFRLRNTDETMFLDASVFYYRINNAIVPRFNADETTYYINAGGTNQPGLEVYFTDWIIRPNNSDFIRGLQFNESVTLDHFKFSSDYHDASNSYAGNQLTGVPEQVVVTSFQVKFPRYLYLFIEHNYTARIPLNDGNTVYAPHYNLVAAKVGWQHKFNTKSRFELYAGAENMLNQKYSLGDDLNAVGSRYYNAAAPRNYYIGFNVVF, via the coding sequence TGTCTGAACAGCCTGTTTTAACTGTTCCGGCTTCTGTAAGTGTGATCAGCCAGCAACAGTTAAATGTACAGCCTGATAATTCATTTATTTCGGTGCTCAACAGCCAGCCGGGGGTAAGGGCCGAAGAACGTTCGCCCGGCAGTTACCGTTTATCCATCAGGGGCAGCTTACTGCGTTCGCCATTCGGGGTGCGCGATGTGAAGATTTATTATGATGACATCCCCCTTACCGATGCCGGTGGCAATACCTACCTGAACGCCATTGATTTTAACAGTATCCATAACATGGAAGTGTTAAAAGGCCCGGACGGAAGCCTGTTTGGCGCCAATTCGGGCGGGGTAGTTTTGCTGAGCCCCGTTAATCATCATGCTGATGGTAATTATCTTTCAGCAGGTTTAAATGGCGGGTCATATGGCCTTTTGCATGAGAACACCGCCTTGCAAAATAAATCGGGAAATTCCCAGCTGAATTTAAACCAGGCTTATGAAAGCTATGGCGGCTACAGGCAGCACAGTTATATGCAGCGCCATTATATCCAGGCGGTTAATAACTGGACCTATAACAAGAACGACCAGTTCAGGCTGCTGGGCTTTTATTCGGATCTGAATTATGAAACACCGGGCGGTCTCACCCTCACCCAGTTTGAAGCCGATCCGCGGCAGGCCCGCATCCCCACAAAATTTACGCCCGGGGCCATTCAGCAAAAAGCAGGGATCTACCAGAAAGTGCTTTTTGGCGGCGCGGTTAATGAATATCATTTTAATGAACATCTTCGGAATGTGCTGTCGGTTTTTGGCACTTATGTTGATTTTGCCAACCCGTTTATCACCAATTACGGCCAGCGTTACGAGGGCACTTTTGGTTTTCGCACCTATTTTGAATACACCGGCGATACGCTGAAGAATTATAAATGGAAAACCAATTTCGGGGTGGAATGGCAGCAAACCAATTCGGATATCAACAATTATGGGAACAGGAACGGGGTAAGAGACACGGCCCAGACTTTGGACAAGATCAACACCAACCAGCATTTTTTCTTTGGGCGTTATGTGGCTGACATCGCCAAACGCTTTCATCTTGAAATGGCCCTGAGCCTCAATTTTTATGATTACAAGTTCCTGAACGTATTCCCGAATATTGAAACCGCTTATACCGACCGCTATTTTAAACCCCAGTTAATGCCGAGAGTAGCGCTGGCCTACCAGATCACCAATGATTTTGTTTGGCGGGCCTCCGTTAGCCGGGGGTATTCAACGCCGACCACAGCGGAAATCCGCCCGACTGACCATGCCATTAACCCTAACCTGGGTGCCGAAGATGGATGGAACTATGAAACCGGTTTCCGGCTCCGCAATACCGATGAAACGATGTTCCTGGATGCATCGGTATTTTATTACCGTATTAATAACGCCATTGTTCCGCGCTTTAACGCGGATGAAACAACCTATTACATCAACGCGGGCGGTACTAACCAGCCGGGGCTTGAGGTATATTTTACCGACTGGATCATCCGCCCAAACAATTCGGACTTTATCCGGGGGCTGCAGTTTAATGAGTCTGTTACGCTTGATCATTTTAAATTCAGCAGTGATTATCATGATGCCAGCAACAGCTACGCCGGCAACCAGTTAACCGGCGTGCCTGAACAGGTGGTGGTGACCAGTTTTCAGGTTAAATTCCCGCGGTATTTATATTTATTTATCGAACACAACTACACTGCCCGTATCCCGCTGAATGACGGCAATACCGTATACGCCCCGCATTATAACTTAGTGGCCGCAAAAGTAGGCTGGCAGCATAAATTCAATACTAAAAGCCGCTTTGAACTGTATGCCGGGGCCGAAAATATGTTAAACCAGAAATACAGCCTGGGCGACGACCTTAATGCCGTTGGCAGCCGCTATTATAATGCAGCAGCACCGCGCAATTATTATATTGGGTTTAACGTGGTGTTTTAG